The genomic DNA TTCCCGCGGTCGCCCAGGTCGTTCAGCGAGTGGCCGAAGCGCAATCGTGGGATCAGCGGGTCGGGGAGGTCCGGCGCGTGCCCGAGTTGTTCGGTGAGGGCCAGCAGGCAACGGTATACGCCGCCATCGCCGAGGCGGTCTACAAGCCCCAACTGTCGGCACAGTTCGCCTACGTGCAGTGGCGCGAGGAGTACGAACTGCACACGTTCCAAGAGGCGTACGACCTCGCAATGACCCTCACCGACGGCTTCCGTGCGGTGGACCCCGAAAACCTCGCGCACGCGATCGAGCAGGCCCCGGCGATCGTGCGGGTCCTCAGGGCCATCGTCGGCTACACCCCTGGCGAACTGGCCGCGGCCGCGACCGAGGCGGGCAAGGACCTCGGAGCCCCCGGCCTGGGGCAGGGCGCGATCAAGTCCCTGGAGGCAGGAGGAAAGGCCCGCCCGGAGACCGTCCGCGCCGTCGCCGAGGCCGTGCACCGCCTGGTGACCGGGAGCATGTGGGAGGTCGCTACCGGGGCCCTCCGGAGCAAGATCGACAAGCCCGACACGGCCGGTGGCTGGGACACCGTTCGCCAGATGGCCGAGGAGGGCGTTCCCTACGCCGCCCTTCTCCACCAGCGCCACTACGGGGGGGCGTTCCGGACGCTGCTGGATGCGACCGGGACGGCCCGAGGCGAGGCTCTGCTGGAGGAGCCGGTCGCGGCCCTGCTGTCAGAGAACGGCGTGCCGTTCATCAAGACCGGTGCTCAAAACCAGGAAGAGATCGCGGACCGGTTTGGCCTCACCGTGCGACCCGCGCCGGACTTCGTGGTCTACGAGGGCGAGACCGGCAGGGCCTTGCGAAACGCGGCGGGGGAGTGGGTGGTAGTGCTAATAGCCTGACCAGCACGTTCCCGTTTCCGCTGGTCAGCCCATGTGCCCGATTCCGCCTCATCAGGCGGAGCTGCCCGGCAGGACGACCACCTCGCCCCACATGAACGGGTCGTGCTCCGCGACGTCGCACATGAAGCTGAACACACCGATCTTCGAGGCGGTGAACGTCAGGGTCGCCGTTGCCCGCGGCTTCAACGGCTTGTTCACGCCCAGGTCCATCATGGTGAACGTGTGGGGGTCGTCGCCCGGGTTGTACACGTGCAGGGTGACCTGGTCGCCCTGGTACACGACCAGGGTGCTTGGCGCGAAGCCCCAGACCTCCTTGCCGAACAGCAGTCCACCCTTGGCGAAGTCCTGGTTCAGGTAGTCGAAGAAGCCCGACTGCTCGTGCACCAGGAGCGGGACCACCGTCACCGTGAAGTCCTCGCTGTGGGGGTGGTAGGCGGTCGTCGTGGCCGTCTGGCCGTTCGGGGCGGGGGCGGCCGCAGCTGCCCTGCTCGGGGCGTTGGCGAACACGTACAGCGCCAGGACCCCGGCCAGGACCAGTGCGGCCATGCCCGACCCGATCATGAGCTTGTCGAAGATCAACATGCGGTCTTTCATCGCGCTCCTCCTTCTCGAATCCGCCGTCTGTAGACAGGATCGGATGAACGGGCCGCGCTCGGACCTGCCGGATGGCCCCCTGGAAGGAGGCCCGTAGTCCTGAGCACGGCGGGCCCTGGCCGGATCCGAAGGCGCGGGCGTGGCATGATGCTGCCTCGCTCGCGAGAGGTCGATGGTTCGAATTCCCCCCTACGAGCAGGAAACGTGATGCCCCGCAGCTCCCCCGATCCCGCTCGGCGCCGACGGTGGCCGACCATTGCCGTCGCGGGGGCGGCCGCGATGCTCGCGCTGACGTCGTGCGCGGGGGCGGCGCCGGCGGGGCCGGAGTCCTCGGGCACCGGGATCGCGTTCTCGGCGTCTCCCGAACCGGTGGTCTCGTCGACCCCGTCCTCGCCCGCCTCGACGGCGTCGCCGCCGGCGCACCGTTCCCCGGGGCCGAAGCCGACGCTTTCCCCAACCCCCACGCCGGTGCGGCGGATCGCCTGTCCCCGGAACCCTCTGCGCGGCGTCTAT from Actinomycetota bacterium includes the following:
- a CDS encoding cupredoxin domain-containing protein, coding for MKDRMLIFDKLMIGSGMAALVLAGVLALYVFANAPSRAAAAAPAPNGQTATTTAYHPHSEDFTVTVVPLLVHEQSGFFDYLNQDFAKGGLLFGKEVWGFAPSTLVVYQGDQVTLHVYNPGDDPHTFTMMDLGVNKPLKPRATATLTFTASKIGVFSFMCDVAEHDPFMWGEVVVLPGSSA